One Nitrospinota bacterium genomic window, GAACAAAGGGGACGGCGATCTTTATCTCAGGGGTGGTGCCGCCCCGAATGAAGCGGGAGTGCGGCTGAACGAAAAGGCGATCAAGAAAGGGAAGAAGATAGAGCTGACCCTTTTTTACAAGCCGGAGAAATCGGGAAAAATAGACGACTTCGTGGTTATCCGCTCAAACGATCCCAAAAACCCCGAACTGAAAATCCACCTCACCGGCAAAGCGCTGAAACCCAAGAAGAGGAATAACCCAAAATAATTATTGATTGTTTCCCTGAAACCTGCGATACTTCTATTGGAAGACGACTTCGGGTTTAAAAAAAGAACCGCGCCGCCGGCCGCTGAAAAGCCCTTTGGGGCGTGCGGATTTCCGGCCCCGGTTCAAACAGTGAGCGGTTTAACCGCCCTCCCGAGCCGCCTTCTTTTTTTTATTCTTCGGCGCATCAACCGTAACCCCTGTAAAAACATACCGGCAATCTGGGTGTTTTTTTGCCGAAACAGCCTCCCCATGCGTTAACATGACTTAATTTTATGCTAAAAGGACACGGCGGAAATCTATATGAAGCGGCCCTCGCCACGGGGGTTGACCCCTCGTCGGTGCTCGATTTCAGCGCCAGCGTCAACAGGATGGCCGACAGAAATCAACTCAAAACCTGGCTTGCGGAAGCCGCCGATGGCATAGGCGACTATCCCGATCCCGAATATCACCACCTGCGAAAACTGATAGGGAAACATTACGCCGTTTCCCCCGATGCGCTGCTCCCCGGCAACGGATCAACCGAGCTTCTCTACCTCGTCCCGCGCGTTTTGGGGGTAAAGCGGGGACTTGTCATTGCCCCGTCATACGCCGACTATGCCGATGCGCTCCGGCTGGCTGGCGCGAACGTGGAACGGCTATACCTCAATAAAAACGACGGCTTTACGCTTAATTACCCGAAATTGGTTGAGCGCCTGCAAGAGCGGTTCGATATCGTCATCATTGGAACCCCCAACAATCCGACCGGCACCGTGGCGGAACCGGTGGCACTGGGGAACTTCATCACCGCACACCCGGCTACGCTGTTTCTGATAGACGAATCATTCGCCGATTTCACTCCGAAGCTATCACTGTTGCCCGCCATCCCGTCCAACGCGGTGGTGCTCCGCTCGTTCACCAAGTTTTACGGCGTTCCCGGCCTGCGGGCCGGCTTTGCCGCCGCATCGGCGGGGGTGATAGAAAAGCTGAAAGCGGCC contains:
- a CDS encoding threonine-phosphate decarboxylase, coding for MLKGHGGNLYEAALATGVDPSSVLDFSASVNRMADRNQLKTWLAEAADGIGDYPDPEYHHLRKLIGKHYAVSPDALLPGNGSTELLYLVPRVLGVKRGLVIAPSYADYADALRLAGANVERLYLNKNDGFTLNYPKLVERLQERFDIVIIGTPNNPTGTVAEPVALGNFITAHPATLFLIDESFADFTPKLSLLPAIPSNAVVLRSFTKFYGVPGLRAGFAAASAGVIEKLKAAKEPWTLNSVAEHVCRRLLEGGMDDEKMRTETALQREHLAAALKAISGLRVFSTCANYLLIEIESKILTAGELRSRLLSKEKILIRDCANFDGLDPYWFRVAVRSGADNARLTTALKGALCTPSQ